One genomic segment of Primulina tabacum isolate GXHZ01 chromosome 9, ASM2559414v2, whole genome shotgun sequence includes these proteins:
- the LOC142555992 gene encoding uncharacterized protein LOC142555992, protein MWHRSASFILDKRHQNDTVTNPDSRPLSSDSTVMAAGNPNPQLSLYYQTRAAHHGVVTSDWLAQAQSAVGHHPDDDFSDNYTSGGEEDKKLSVVDEFNNWRKQPDLAEAVAAIRALSSVIRSSQATTMMELEIELKRASDSLKSWDTTSISLTAGCDLFMRYVTRTSALEYEDFGSAKSRLIERAEKFGEISFKARKIIAMLSQDFIFDGCTILVHGFSRVVLEVLRTAAQNKKLFRVFCTEGRPDRTGLRLSNELSKLNVPVKLLIDSAVAYSMDEVDMVFVGADGVVESGGIINMMGTYQIALVAKSMNKPVYVAAESYKFARMYPLDQKDMVPALRPIDFGVPIPSKVEVETSARDYTPPQYLTLLFTDLGVLTPSVVSDELIQLYL, encoded by the exons ATGTGGCACAGGTCAGCTTCCTTCATTCTCGACAAACGGCACCAGAACGACACCGTCACTAACCCTGACAGCAGGCCCCTTTCCTCCGATTCCACCGTCATGGCCGCCGGTAATCCTAACCCTCAACTCTCCCTTTACTACCAAACACGTGCGGCGCACCATGGGGTTGTCACTAGTGATTGGCTGGCTCAAGCGCAATCCGCCGTTGGCCACCACCCCGATGATGACTTTTCTGATAATTATACGTCCGGAGGGGAGGAAGATAAGAAGCTCAGCGTGGTGGACGAGTTTAATAACTGGCGGAAACAGCCGGATTTGGCTGAGGCCGTGGCGGCGATTAGGGCTTTGTCATCGGTTATACGATCGAGTCAAGCTACCACTATGATGGAACTTGAGATCGAACTCAAAAGAGCGTCTGATTCGCTTAAA TCATGGGACACAACTTCCATCTCTTTAACAGCTGGATGTGATCTGTTCATGCGATATGTGACAAGAACTTCAGCCTTAGAGTACGAGGACTTTGGTTCAGCAAAGTCTAGACTGATTGAACGCGCTGAGAAGTTTGGGGAGATATCATTCAAG GCACGGAAGATCATTGCAATGCTTAGCCAAGATTTTATTTTCGATGGCTGTACCATTCTGGTGCATGGCTTCTCTCGAGTAGTGCTTGAAGTTTTGAGAACAGCTGCTCAGAACAAGAAGCTCTTTCGAGTTTTTTGCACAG AAGGGAGACCAGATCGAACTGGATTACGATTATCCAATGAGCTCAGCAAGCTTAATGTGCCTGTCAAGCTCTTAATCGACTCTGCTGTGGCATATAGCATGGATGAAGTAGACATGGTGTTTGTTGGTGCTGACGGAGTTGTTGAAAGTGGAGGTATAATAAATATGATGGGTACCTACCAAATTGCATTGGTTGCTAAGAGCATGAATAAACCAGTATATGTCGCTGCCGAAAGTTACAAG TTTGCTCGCATGTATCCACTTGACCAAAAAGACATGGTGCCTGCCCTACGTCCCATTGATTTTGGGGTACCAATCCCATCAAAGGTTGAGGTTGAAACATCGGCCAGAGATTATACCCCACCACAGTATCTTACCCTACTTTTTACGGATTTAGGTGTTCTAACCCCGTCTGTGGTTAGTGATGAACTCATCCAGCTTTATCTATGA
- the LOC142555995 gene encoding uncharacterized protein LOC142555995, with protein MADWVEKSSDFYAVLGLKKDCTTPELRNAYKKLALKWHPDRCFASGSAKHLEDAKKKFQAIQQAYSVLSNGDKRYLYDLGVYDSEGDDDENGMGDFLNEMVSMMSQSNENGNESLEQLQELFYNIFDSDINSFGFSSSSSSCSAAPPTCSPSRNPSYSETHCKRNFSTISGNSKAKAAKYEGFSEEVESGERMAGRVADNRRNGRKQKIMPGQDVSSTISA; from the exons ATGGCTGACTGGGTGGAGAAAAGCAGCGATTTTTACGCGGTTTTGGGGTTGAAGAAGGATTGTACGACACCAGAGCTTAGGAATGCGTACAAGAAGCTTGCACTG AAATGGCACCCGGATCGCTGCTTCGCCTCGGGCAGTGCCAAGCATTTGGAAGATGCGAAGAAGAAATTTCAGGCCATTCAGCAAGCCTATTCTG TGCTCTCAAACGGCGATAAAAGGTATTTGTATGACTTGGGAGTCTATGACAGCGAAGGCGATGATGACGAAAAC GGTATGGGTGATTTCTTGAATGAAATGGTATCAATGATGAGCCAATCCAAT GAAAATGGGAATGAAAGTTTAGAACAACTGCAAGAACTCTTCTACAATATTTTTGACAGCGACATCAATTCCTTTGGTTTTTCTTCATCATCGTCTTCTTGTTCTGCTGCCCCTCCTACATGTTCGCCATCGCGCAACCCTTCTTACAGCGAGACCCATTGTAAAAGAAACTTCTCTACGATATCGGGCAATTCAAAAGCTAAAGCTGCTAAATACGAAGGATTTAGTGAAGAG GTTGAGTCAGGGGAGAGAATGGCAGGAAGAGTCGCAGATAACAGGAGGAATggaagaaaacaaaagattatGCCTGGCCAAGATGTCTCCTCCACTATATCTGCCTAG
- the LOC142555994 gene encoding oligouridylate-binding protein 1B-like isoform X3, whose protein sequence is MLEIYTHRSLSPLFKKFLLVLVLWKVVSLLEKIRSAALAIINLNGRHLFGQPIKVNWAYASGQREDTSGHYNVFVGDLSPEVTDAMLFACFSIYPSCSDARVMWDQKTGHSRGFGFVSFRNQLEAQSAINDLTGKWLGSRQIRCNWATKGAATSDDKQTSDEKSVVELTNGSSEDVKEVASGEAPENNPQYTTVYVGNLAPEVTQVDLHRHFHALGAGSIEEVRVQRDKGFGFVRYSTHAEAAMAISIGNTQSFICGKQIKCSWGNKPTPTGTSSNPLPPPAPVLLPGLSAADLLAYERQLAMSKMGSVHTLMHPQGQHPLKQASMGMGAGASQAIYDGGFGNVAAAQQLMYYQ, encoded by the exons ATGTTGGAAATATACACACACAGGTCACTGAGCCCCTTATTCAAGAAGTTTTTGCTAGTACTGGTCCTGTGGAAGGTTGTAAGCTTATTAGAAAAGATAAG ATCTGCTGCACTTGCGATAATTAACCTCAACGGAAGGCATCT TTTTGGGCAGCCTATCAAAGTTAACTGGGCTTATGCTAGTGGCCAGAGGGAGGACACATCAG GCCATTACAACGTTTTTGTTGGTGATCTTAGCCCAGAGGTTACTGATGCCATGTTGTTCGCATGCTTTTCCATTTACCCAAGTTGCTC TGATGCAAGGGTTATGTGGGATCAAAAAACAGGGCATTCCAGGGGATTTGGATTTGTGTCTTTCCGCAACCAGCTC GAGGCCCAAAGTGCAATTAATGATTTAACTG GAAAATGGCTTGGCAGTAGGCAGATACGTTGCAACTGGGCTACTAAAGGTGCTGCTACCAGTGATGACAAGCAGACTTCTGATGAAAAAAGTGTCGTGGAGTTGACAAATGGCTCCTCAG AAGATGTCAAAGAGGTTGCTAGTGGTGAGGCTCCTGAGAATAATCCTCAATACACAACTGTTTACGTTGGTAATCTGGCTCCAGAG GTGACCCAGGTTGACCTTCATCGCCATTTCCATGCACTTGGTGCTGGATCAATTGAGGAAGTTCGAGTTCAGCGTGATAAGGGATTTGGTTTCGTGAGGTATAGCACCCATGCGGAGGCCGCAATGGCTATTTCAATTGGAAATACTCAGTCATTTATCTGTGGGAAGCAAATTAAG TGCTCGTGGGGTAACAAACCAACTCCAACTGGAACAAGCTCAAACCCGCTCCCACCACCTGCCCCTGTACTCCTACCTGGCCTTTCTGCGGCGGATCTTCTAGCTTACGAACGACAACTTGCTATGAGCAAGATGGGCAGCGTTCACACCCTCATGCACCCTCAAGGCCAACATCCTCTGAAACAAGCATCGATGGGTATGGGTGCTGGTGCGAGCCAAGCCATTTATGATGGGGGTTTTGGGAATGTTGCTGCTGCACAGCAGCTCATGTACTACCAGTAA
- the LOC142555994 gene encoding oligouridylate-binding protein 1B-like isoform X1 — protein sequence MLNIQNSTYISPFLSVTSNFLLFILSFLFSLSFFFFGFSFLFEAFSPFPPSNPTHFRALQKNYTIDSLYLRPNKDAESKVEAATATGFDAASSPPTAVSVSPWSLSCPAGMLEIYTHRSLSPLFKKFLLVLVLWKVVSLLEKIRSAALAIINLNGRHLFGQPIKVNWAYASGQREDTSGHYNVFVGDLSPEVTDAMLFACFSIYPSCSDARVMWDQKTGHSRGFGFVSFRNQLEAQSAINDLTGKWLGSRQIRCNWATKGAATSDDKQTSDEKSVVELTNGSSEDVKEVASGEAPENNPQYTTVYVGNLAPEVTQVDLHRHFHALGAGSIEEVRVQRDKGFGFVRYSTHAEAAMAISIGNTQSFICGKQIKCSWGNKPTPTGTSSNPLPPPAPVLLPGLSAADLLAYERQLAMSKMGSVHTLMHPQGQHPLKQASMGMGAGASQAIYDGGFGNVAAAQQLMYYQ from the exons ATGCTAAATATCCAAAACTCCACCTATATTTCCCCCTTTTTAAGTGTTACCTCTAATTTTCTGCTTTtcattctttcttttcttttttctctttccttttttttttttggtttttcttTCTTGTTCGAGGCATTTTCCCCTTTCCCTCCCTCAAACCCTACCCATTTTCGAGCCCTTCAGAAAAATTATACAATCGATTCCCTTTATTTGAGACCTAACAAAGATGCAGAATCAAAGGTTGaagcagcaacagcaacagGCTTTGATGCAGCAAGCTCTCCTCCAACAGCAGTCTCTGTATCACCCTGGTCTCTTAGCTGCCCCGCAG GTATGTTGGAAATATACACACACAGGTCACTGAGCCCCTTATTCAAGAAGTTTTTGCTAGTACTGGTCCTGTGGAAGGTTGTAAGCTTATTAGAAAAGATAAG ATCTGCTGCACTTGCGATAATTAACCTCAACGGAAGGCATCT TTTTGGGCAGCCTATCAAAGTTAACTGGGCTTATGCTAGTGGCCAGAGGGAGGACACATCAG GCCATTACAACGTTTTTGTTGGTGATCTTAGCCCAGAGGTTACTGATGCCATGTTGTTCGCATGCTTTTCCATTTACCCAAGTTGCTC TGATGCAAGGGTTATGTGGGATCAAAAAACAGGGCATTCCAGGGGATTTGGATTTGTGTCTTTCCGCAACCAGCTC GAGGCCCAAAGTGCAATTAATGATTTAACTG GAAAATGGCTTGGCAGTAGGCAGATACGTTGCAACTGGGCTACTAAAGGTGCTGCTACCAGTGATGACAAGCAGACTTCTGATGAAAAAAGTGTCGTGGAGTTGACAAATGGCTCCTCAG AAGATGTCAAAGAGGTTGCTAGTGGTGAGGCTCCTGAGAATAATCCTCAATACACAACTGTTTACGTTGGTAATCTGGCTCCAGAG GTGACCCAGGTTGACCTTCATCGCCATTTCCATGCACTTGGTGCTGGATCAATTGAGGAAGTTCGAGTTCAGCGTGATAAGGGATTTGGTTTCGTGAGGTATAGCACCCATGCGGAGGCCGCAATGGCTATTTCAATTGGAAATACTCAGTCATTTATCTGTGGGAAGCAAATTAAG TGCTCGTGGGGTAACAAACCAACTCCAACTGGAACAAGCTCAAACCCGCTCCCACCACCTGCCCCTGTACTCCTACCTGGCCTTTCTGCGGCGGATCTTCTAGCTTACGAACGACAACTTGCTATGAGCAAGATGGGCAGCGTTCACACCCTCATGCACCCTCAAGGCCAACATCCTCTGAAACAAGCATCGATGGGTATGGGTGCTGGTGCGAGCCAAGCCATTTATGATGGGGGTTTTGGGAATGTTGCTGCTGCACAGCAGCTCATGTACTACCAGTAA
- the LOC142555994 gene encoding oligouridylate-binding protein 1C-like isoform X2: MQNQRLKQQQQQALMQQALLQQQSLYHPGLLAAPQIEPIPSGNLPPGFDPSSCRSVYVGNIHTQVTEPLIQEVFASTGPVEGCKLIRKDKSSYGFIHYFDRRSAALAIINLNGRHLFGQPIKVNWAYASGQREDTSGHYNVFVGDLSPEVTDAMLFACFSIYPSCSDARVMWDQKTGHSRGFGFVSFRNQLEAQSAINDLTGKWLGSRQIRCNWATKGAATSDDKQTSDEKSVVELTNGSSEDVKEVASGEAPENNPQYTTVYVGNLAPEVTQVDLHRHFHALGAGSIEEVRVQRDKGFGFVRYSTHAEAAMAISIGNTQSFICGKQIKCSWGNKPTPTGTSSNPLPPPAPVLLPGLSAADLLAYERQLAMSKMGSVHTLMHPQGQHPLKQASMGMGAGASQAIYDGGFGNVAAAQQLMYYQ; this comes from the exons ATGCAGAATCAAAGGTTGaagcagcaacagcaacagGCTTTGATGCAGCAAGCTCTCCTCCAACAGCAGTCTCTGTATCACCCTGGTCTCTTAGCTGCCCCGCAG ATTGAACCAATCCCAAGTGGAAATTTACCTCCTGGGTTTGATCCAAGTTCTTGCCGCAGTGT GTATGTTGGAAATATACACACACAGGTCACTGAGCCCCTTATTCAAGAAGTTTTTGCTAGTACTGGTCCTGTGGAAGGTTGTAAGCTTATTAGAAAAGATAAG TCATCCTATGGATTTATTCATTACTTTGATCGTAGATCTGCTGCACTTGCGATAATTAACCTCAACGGAAGGCATCT TTTTGGGCAGCCTATCAAAGTTAACTGGGCTTATGCTAGTGGCCAGAGGGAGGACACATCAG GCCATTACAACGTTTTTGTTGGTGATCTTAGCCCAGAGGTTACTGATGCCATGTTGTTCGCATGCTTTTCCATTTACCCAAGTTGCTC TGATGCAAGGGTTATGTGGGATCAAAAAACAGGGCATTCCAGGGGATTTGGATTTGTGTCTTTCCGCAACCAGCTC GAGGCCCAAAGTGCAATTAATGATTTAACTG GAAAATGGCTTGGCAGTAGGCAGATACGTTGCAACTGGGCTACTAAAGGTGCTGCTACCAGTGATGACAAGCAGACTTCTGATGAAAAAAGTGTCGTGGAGTTGACAAATGGCTCCTCAG AAGATGTCAAAGAGGTTGCTAGTGGTGAGGCTCCTGAGAATAATCCTCAATACACAACTGTTTACGTTGGTAATCTGGCTCCAGAG GTGACCCAGGTTGACCTTCATCGCCATTTCCATGCACTTGGTGCTGGATCAATTGAGGAAGTTCGAGTTCAGCGTGATAAGGGATTTGGTTTCGTGAGGTATAGCACCCATGCGGAGGCCGCAATGGCTATTTCAATTGGAAATACTCAGTCATTTATCTGTGGGAAGCAAATTAAG TGCTCGTGGGGTAACAAACCAACTCCAACTGGAACAAGCTCAAACCCGCTCCCACCACCTGCCCCTGTACTCCTACCTGGCCTTTCTGCGGCGGATCTTCTAGCTTACGAACGACAACTTGCTATGAGCAAGATGGGCAGCGTTCACACCCTCATGCACCCTCAAGGCCAACATCCTCTGAAACAAGCATCGATGGGTATGGGTGCTGGTGCGAGCCAAGCCATTTATGATGGGGGTTTTGGGAATGTTGCTGCTGCACAGCAGCTCATGTACTACCAGTAA
- the LOC142555997 gene encoding protein TIFY 10b-like, producing the protein MSGLQQFSDGRRPGKVPESSSFMRTCNLLSRYIKKKGSLRDFNLEIDGKIESLESIMRAGSAHAASASSTVNLLTQMDKPARPSMDSFPRPARPESSVNFLEDTSKKDIKSKDATKIESKTAQLTIFYAGRVLVFDGCPADMAKDLVKFASKDSPPISDGFVYNILHQNPSPSAVAATEPSSRDGLTPVLSFQTAGRISSNVVGHQKAGGISSNTSKDISNNGSGDVVLSSGTEASISPQPEVNGSDLPIARRSSVHRFLEKRKERAAARRPYQIQEHAPSSSSSKGDEHLDLKL; encoded by the exons ATGTCGGGATTACAGCAGTTCTCAGACGGCCGGAGGCCCGGGAAGGTGCCGGAAAGTTCGAGTTTTATGCGTACTTGCAATCTTTTGAGTCGGTATATTAAGAAGAAAGGAAGtctcagagatttcaaccttgAGATTGATGGGAAAATTGAAAGCCTCGAATCTATAA TGAGAGCCGGATCCGCTCATGCTGCATCAGCTTCTTCAACTGTTAATTTACTTACCCAGATGGATAAACCAGCGCGACCTTCCATGGATTCGTTCCCTCGTCCCGCCAGGCCTGAATCCTCCGTCAATTTCCTCGAAGATACATCAAAGAAAGACATCAAAAG CAAAGATGCAACAAAGATTGAATCCAAGACTGCCCAGCTGACCATATTTTACGCTGGTCGGGTCCTAGTATTTGATGGTTGTCCAGCAGACATGGCTAAAGATCTTGTAAAATTTGCCAGCAAAGACAGCCCCCCCATCTCCGATGGCTTTGTGTATAACATCTTGCATCAAAACCCAAGCCCCAGCGCAGTAGCGGCTACAGAACCTAGCTCACGAGATGGACTTACACCTGTACTCAGTTTTCAAACCGCTGGCCGTATATCTTCGAATGTTGTTGGCCACCAAAAAGCTGGTGGCATCTCGTCGAACACCTCTAAGGACATATCGAACAACGGGAGTGGCGACGTGGTGTTGAGCTCTGGGACCGAAGCTAGCATTTCACCGCAGCCTGAAGTTAATGGATCTG ATTTGCCTATTGCTAGGAGGTCTTCAGTTCATCGGTTCCTTGAGAAGAGGAAAGAAAG AGCTGCTGCAAGAAGGCCATACCAAATTCAAGAACATGCACCCTCTTCTTCTTCCTCCAAAGGAGATGAACACCTGGACCTCAAATTATAG